From the genome of Longimicrobiaceae bacterium, one region includes:
- the truA gene encoding tRNA pseudouridine(38-40) synthase TruA, with product MSTTETRRIRFTVHYDGRDFFGWQVQARERTVQGELERVLSRLFDRPAGVVGSGRTDRGVHATGQVAAVDAPAKWTPAALLRAMNALLPGDVWIADAAEAAPRFHPRYDAVARSYVYRVGLQREAHSPFRARWCWPLAKPVDRAAMERVTRALVGDHSFRAFAKAGQEERGDRCIVAEARWAEWEAIGIEFHVTANRFLHHMVRYLVGTLVDVGLGVRPEGDVPALLANTPGLETSPPAPPEGLFLREVRYPE from the coding sequence GTGAGCACCACGGAGACACGCCGCATCCGCTTCACCGTCCACTACGACGGGCGCGACTTCTTCGGCTGGCAGGTGCAGGCCAGGGAGCGCACCGTGCAGGGCGAGCTGGAGCGCGTCCTGTCTCGCCTGTTCGACCGCCCCGCTGGGGTGGTCGGCTCCGGCCGGACCGACCGTGGCGTGCACGCGACCGGCCAGGTGGCCGCCGTGGACGCCCCCGCGAAATGGACGCCGGCCGCGCTCCTGCGCGCCATGAACGCCCTGCTCCCCGGCGACGTGTGGATCGCCGACGCTGCGGAGGCCGCGCCGCGCTTCCACCCGCGCTACGACGCCGTGGCGCGCTCGTACGTGTACCGCGTGGGCCTGCAGCGCGAGGCGCACTCGCCCTTCCGCGCCCGCTGGTGCTGGCCCCTGGCGAAGCCGGTGGACCGGGCCGCCATGGAGCGCGTCACCCGCGCCCTGGTCGGCGACCACTCCTTCCGGGCCTTCGCCAAGGCGGGCCAGGAGGAGCGCGGCGACCGCTGCATCGTGGCCGAGGCGCGCTGGGCGGAGTGGGAAGCGATCGGCATCGAGTTCCACGTGACCGCCAACCGCTTCCTGCACCACATGGTGCGCTACCTCGTGGGGACGCTGGTGGACGTGGGCCTCGGCGTCCGCCCGGAGGGCGACGTGCCGGCCCTGCTGGCGAACACGCCGGGGCTGGAGACCTCGCCGCCCGCCCCGCCGGAGGGGCTTTTCTTGCGGGAGGTGCGGTACCCGGAGTAG
- the purB gene encoding adenylosuccinate lyase translates to MSIDRYSNPLTERYASPEMSRIFSPAFKFGTWRRLWLALAEAEKELGLPIPDEAIAGIRAHLDDFDLKRAAELEKQLRHDVMAHVHHLGEQAPEARAIIHLGATSAYVGDNTDLIQHREALKLVRRRLVSGVAALAEFAREHRDLPTLGFTHFQPAQPTTVGKRATLWIQDLLLDLEEVDFRLDTLRFRGVRGTTGTQASFVDLFEGDGEKVDRLNRLVAEKMGFADRLYGVTGQTYTRKTDYACLATLAGVAQSASKFANDVRLLSHLKEVEEPFEEHQIGSSAMAYKRNPMRSERINALARHVIALTIDPAFTAASQWFERTLDDSANKRIAVPEAYLATDAVLLIVHNVASGMVVYPEMIRRRLMEELPFMATENLMMRAARRGGDRQELHERVRVHSIAAGQEVKQHGRPNDLMDRIAADPAFGVTRAELEEDLRPELYVGRAPEQVDDFLREWVRPALERHSAEVEAEAPALHV, encoded by the coding sequence ATGTCGATCGACCGATACAGCAACCCGCTGACCGAGCGCTACGCCTCCCCGGAGATGTCGCGCATCTTCTCGCCCGCGTTCAAGTTCGGCACCTGGCGCAGGCTCTGGCTGGCGCTGGCGGAAGCGGAGAAGGAGCTGGGGCTTCCCATCCCGGACGAGGCCATCGCCGGGATCCGCGCGCACCTGGACGACTTCGACCTGAAGCGGGCAGCGGAGCTGGAGAAGCAGCTCCGGCACGACGTGATGGCCCACGTGCACCACCTGGGCGAGCAGGCGCCCGAGGCGCGCGCCATCATCCACCTGGGCGCCACCTCGGCGTACGTCGGCGACAACACCGACCTGATCCAGCACCGCGAGGCGCTGAAGCTGGTCCGCCGCCGCCTGGTGAGCGGCGTGGCCGCGCTGGCGGAGTTCGCCCGCGAGCACCGCGACCTGCCCACGCTGGGCTTCACCCACTTCCAGCCCGCCCAGCCCACCACCGTGGGGAAGCGGGCGACGCTCTGGATCCAGGACCTGCTCCTGGACCTGGAGGAGGTGGACTTCCGGCTGGACACGCTGCGCTTCCGCGGGGTGCGCGGGACCACGGGGACGCAGGCTTCGTTCGTGGACCTGTTCGAGGGCGACGGCGAGAAGGTGGACCGGCTGAACCGGCTCGTCGCGGAGAAGATGGGCTTCGCCGACCGGCTGTACGGCGTGACCGGGCAGACGTACACCCGGAAGACGGACTACGCCTGCCTCGCCACGCTGGCGGGGGTGGCGCAGTCGGCCAGCAAGTTCGCCAACGACGTGCGCCTCCTCTCGCACCTCAAGGAGGTGGAGGAGCCGTTCGAGGAGCACCAGATCGGCTCCAGCGCCATGGCGTACAAGCGCAACCCCATGCGCTCGGAGCGGATCAACGCGCTCGCCCGGCACGTGATCGCGCTCACCATCGACCCCGCCTTCACCGCGGCGTCGCAGTGGTTCGAGCGGACGCTGGACGACAGCGCCAACAAGCGCATCGCGGTGCCGGAAGCCTACCTTGCGACGGACGCGGTGCTGCTGATCGTGCACAACGTGGCCTCCGGGATGGTGGTGTACCCGGAGATGATCCGCCGCCGGCTCATGGAGGAGCTCCCCTTCATGGCGACGGAGAACCTGATGATGCGCGCGGCCAGGCGCGGCGGCGACCGGCAGGAGCTGCACGAGCGGGTGCGGGTGCACTCCATCGCCGCGGGGCAGGAGGTGAAGCAGCACGGCCGCCCCAACGACCTGATGGACCGCATCGCCGCGGACCCGGCGTTCGGCGTCACGCGCGCGGAGCTGGAGGAGGACCTGCGCCCCGAGCTGTACGTGGGGCGCGCTCCGGAGCAGGTGGACGACTTTCTGCGTGAGTGGGTGCGGCCCGCGCTGGAGCGGCACTCCGCGGAAGTGGAGGCGGAGGCCCCCGCGCTGCACGTCTGA